In a single window of the Raphanus sativus cultivar WK10039 chromosome 9, ASM80110v3, whole genome shotgun sequence genome:
- the LOC108826202 gene encoding thioredoxin H-type: MAAPAELIPAGEVIACHTVDDWNNKFKAAKESNKLIVIDFTATWCPPCRFIAPIFVELAKKHLDVVFFKVDVDELNSVAKDFEVEAMPTFVYMKGEEKVDKVVGAAKDEIVAKLEKHSQVASA, from the exons ATGGCCGCACCAGCAGAATTGATCCCAGCAGGAGAAGTGATCGCTTGCCACACCGTTGATGACTGGAACAACAAGTTCAAGGCCGCCAAAGAATCCAACAAGCTG ATTGTGATAGACTTCACAGCAACATGGTGCCCACCTTGCCGTTTCATTGCACCCATCTTCGTCGAGTTGGCTAAGAAGCACCTTGATGTCGTTTTCTTCAAGGTCGATGTCGATGAATTGAAT TCTGTTGCTAAGGATTTCGAAGTTGAGGCCATGCCGACCTTTGTCTACATGAAGGGTGAAGAGAAGGTCGACAAGGTGGTCGGTGCTGCGAAAGATGAAATCGTAGCCAAGCTTGAGAAGCACTCTCAAGTTGCTTCGGCTTGA